A window of uncultured Draconibacterium sp. contains these coding sequences:
- the hemH gene encoding ferrochelatase produces MNTKKTPVLLMNVGSPDAPTVPAVRRFLSEFLNDKRVIDLPWLLRKFLVNLIIIPFRVKNSTQLYQQLWTEKGSALIYISEELKNKLQTKLGDDFEVFMGMRYGNPHYKKALAEIKEKGYKEVIVLPLYPQHALSTTETSFVAVEDEVRKFKNPPKLLKIGQFYQNPKFAQAFAEQAKKYKPETFDHILISFHGLPIRQDAKSKPKNVPDYSYSKACCETSQLIAKELNLSETDYTIGFQSRLSKNWLTPFSDEIIMEKLKEGKKRILVLAPAFVTDCLETIVEIEYEYAEEFVKNGGEKLQLVSSLNAENLWIDMLADMITERKNRN; encoded by the coding sequence ATGAATACAAAAAAAACACCTGTATTACTAATGAATGTTGGTAGCCCCGATGCGCCAACAGTACCGGCAGTACGTCGTTTTCTTTCCGAATTTTTAAACGACAAACGTGTAATCGATCTTCCCTGGTTGCTCCGAAAATTTTTGGTGAACCTGATAATTATACCTTTCCGGGTAAAAAATTCAACCCAGCTTTATCAGCAATTATGGACCGAAAAAGGATCGGCTCTGATTTACATTTCAGAAGAATTAAAAAACAAGTTACAGACAAAATTAGGCGACGATTTTGAGGTTTTTATGGGAATGCGTTACGGAAATCCGCATTATAAAAAAGCCCTTGCAGAAATAAAAGAAAAAGGTTACAAAGAAGTAATTGTTCTGCCTTTGTATCCGCAACACGCGCTTTCAACCACCGAAACTTCATTTGTAGCGGTTGAAGATGAAGTCAGGAAATTTAAAAATCCACCCAAACTTTTAAAAATCGGGCAGTTTTACCAGAATCCAAAATTTGCACAGGCTTTTGCCGAACAGGCAAAAAAATACAAACCAGAAACTTTCGACCATATTCTCATCTCATTTCACGGATTACCTATTCGGCAAGATGCGAAAAGCAAGCCTAAAAACGTACCTGATTATTCGTACAGCAAAGCCTGTTGCGAAACGTCGCAGTTAATAGCCAAAGAGTTAAATCTTTCTGAAACAGACTACACCATTGGTTTTCAATCGCGTTTATCAAAAAACTGGCTCACTCCTTTTTCAGACGAAATTATCATGGAAAAATTAAAGGAAGGCAAAAAAAGAATACTTGTTTTAGCACCTGCCTTTGTTACCGATTGTTTGGAAACCATTGTTGAAATTGAATATGAATACGCCGAGGAATTTGTAAAAAACGGAGGAGAAAAATTGCAACTGGTTAGTAGTTTAAATGCCGAAAACCTTTGGATTGATATGTTGGCCGATATGATTACAGAAAGAAAAAACAGAAATTAA
- a CDS encoding glycoside hydrolase family 2 TIM barrel-domain containing protein: protein MKSVTYSIIALLFLSFSCTVKDQNLKREFQFNNDWKFIRADADNAQSVDFDDSNWRTLDLPHDYSIEDVPAKDGVNQIGPFSEESAGGGATGHVVGGTAWYRKHFTLDKTHEGKIIKVLFDGVYMNADIWLNGNHLGNHPYGYTAFAYDLTDFLNPAGEENVLAVQVKNEGKNSRWYSGSGIYRNVSLLKTNPVHIDLWGVYITTPEVESTKAKVLLETRFANGTKLGKSLTLSTQILNPAGEVIADSEALIELDAANNNVIHTEEEVFNPELWSPENPALYTLVLRVFDGKQLIDQTEEKFGIRTIEFSPEKGFVLNGQSVLLKGGCLHHDNGILGSATFKRAEYRRVKTMKDNGFNAIRTSHNPPSKSFLDACDELGMLVMDESFDQWQKPKNPEDYNLYFDEWWEKDLESMVLRDRNHPSIIIWSIGNEIGERADSSGLEIAKNLRNKVLSMDKTRPVTQAICHFWDQPGRPWDDTAPAFDILDIHGYNYQWKNYEPDHQKDSKRIIVGTESFPKEAFDNWQLVEKYPYVIGDFVWTGMDYLGESGIGHTALDNEAPAFMPPWPWFNAYCGDVSILGYKKPQMFYRDVVWRNSELEIMVHAPVAEGRKEVISMWGWPEEWKSWNWEGNEGLPLQVSVYSRCDKVRLELNGNLIGEQEIGQENPAVQQMDIPMQERKITALATYFTVPYHPGELVAIGIEDGEEVLRQSLKTAGKPAAVKITAECETFEAAENDLAYFNVEIVDEEGLLVPDAELPVEFEIQGDCYVQAVGNGNPKDMKSFQQTKVNTFRGKCLLIVRSNKRANEIVVLAKSEGLTSGTAKVLAQ from the coding sequence ATGAAATCAGTAACTTATTCCATTATTGCACTTCTGTTTTTATCTTTTTCGTGCACTGTAAAAGATCAAAATCTGAAACGTGAATTTCAATTTAACAACGACTGGAAATTTATAAGAGCCGATGCTGATAATGCACAATCTGTCGATTTTGACGATTCGAACTGGCGTACTCTCGATCTTCCACACGACTATTCGATTGAAGACGTACCCGCAAAGGATGGTGTAAACCAAATCGGGCCATTTTCGGAAGAGAGTGCCGGAGGGGGAGCAACCGGCCATGTTGTGGGAGGAACTGCCTGGTACCGCAAACATTTTACCCTGGATAAAACGCACGAAGGAAAAATCATAAAGGTTCTTTTCGACGGGGTTTACATGAATGCTGATATTTGGTTGAATGGAAATCATCTGGGAAATCATCCGTATGGTTACACTGCATTTGCCTACGATTTAACCGATTTTCTAAATCCAGCCGGAGAAGAAAATGTTTTGGCCGTGCAAGTTAAAAACGAAGGGAAAAACTCTCGTTGGTACAGTGGTTCTGGCATATACAGAAATGTAAGTTTGCTTAAAACCAATCCGGTGCACATTGATTTATGGGGCGTTTACATTACTACTCCTGAAGTTGAAAGCACAAAAGCTAAGGTACTTTTAGAAACCCGGTTCGCCAATGGAACAAAATTGGGAAAATCGCTTACTTTATCTACTCAGATATTAAATCCGGCAGGTGAAGTGATTGCTGATTCTGAAGCCTTAATTGAACTCGATGCAGCAAATAACAACGTAATTCATACCGAAGAAGAAGTTTTTAATCCGGAACTCTGGTCTCCCGAAAATCCTGCTTTGTATACCCTGGTACTTCGTGTGTTCGATGGTAAACAATTAATTGACCAAACTGAAGAGAAATTTGGAATCAGAACCATTGAATTTTCTCCTGAAAAAGGATTTGTATTAAATGGACAAAGTGTTTTATTAAAAGGAGGATGTTTGCATCATGATAACGGAATTTTGGGCTCGGCCACTTTTAAACGTGCCGAATACCGAAGAGTAAAAACCATGAAAGACAATGGATTTAATGCCATTCGAACTTCGCATAACCCTCCTTCAAAATCATTTCTTGATGCTTGCGACGAGTTGGGAATGTTGGTAATGGACGAGTCTTTTGATCAGTGGCAGAAACCTAAAAATCCGGAAGACTATAATTTGTATTTCGACGAGTGGTGGGAAAAAGATTTAGAGTCGATGGTACTCAGAGACCGGAACCATCCCTCGATAATTATTTGGAGTATTGGAAATGAAATTGGCGAACGTGCCGATTCTTCGGGGCTTGAAATTGCAAAAAACCTGAGAAATAAAGTTCTTTCGATGGACAAAACACGCCCCGTTACACAAGCCATTTGTCATTTTTGGGATCAACCCGGAAGACCCTGGGACGACACAGCGCCTGCTTTTGACATTCTTGATATTCACGGATACAACTACCAGTGGAAAAATTACGAACCGGATCATCAAAAAGATTCCAAACGAATTATTGTTGGAACCGAATCGTTTCCGAAGGAGGCATTCGACAACTGGCAGCTGGTGGAAAAATACCCTTACGTGATTGGCGATTTTGTTTGGACAGGCATGGATTATTTGGGCGAATCGGGAATTGGTCATACTGCGTTAGACAACGAAGCACCTGCATTTATGCCGCCCTGGCCGTGGTTTAATGCCTACTGTGGCGATGTGAGCATATTGGGCTACAAAAAGCCGCAAATGTTTTACCGCGATGTGGTTTGGCGCAACAGCGAGCTTGAAATAATGGTACATGCTCCGGTTGCTGAGGGACGTAAGGAAGTGATAAGTATGTGGGGCTGGCCCGAAGAATGGAAAAGCTGGAACTGGGAAGGAAACGAAGGATTGCCACTTCAGGTTTCGGTGTATTCGCGCTGCGATAAAGTTCGGCTTGAGTTAAATGGGAATCTTATAGGTGAACAGGAAATTGGACAGGAAAATCCTGCGGTTCAGCAGATGGATATTCCAATGCAGGAGCGAAAAATTACTGCTTTGGCAACGTATTTTACTGTTCCTTATCATCCCGGCGAATTGGTGGCCATTGGAATAGAAGACGGCGAAGAAGTGCTTCGTCAATCTTTAAAAACAGCAGGAAAACCGGCAGCTGTAAAAATTACTGCGGAATGCGAAACATTTGAAGCAGCAGAAAATGATCTGGCTTATTTTAATGTTGAAATTGTAGATGAAGAGGGTCTGCTGGTTCCCGATGCAGAACTTCCGGTTGAATTTGAGATTCAGGGAGATTGTTACGTGCAAGCGGTTGGAAATGGAAACCCGAAGGATATGAAAAGCTTTCAGCAAACAAAAGTGAACACTTTTCGTGGAAAATGTTTGTTGATCGTACGTTCGAATAAAAGAGCAAATGAAATTGTTGTTTTGGCAAAATCGGAAGGATTAACCAGTGGAACAGCTAAGGTTTTAGCACAGTAA
- a CDS encoding NAD-dependent succinate-semialdehyde dehydrogenase: MQHSINPATGKIVKSYEQHTKEGVVSIINSVDKTWHHWRSTSFMFRGQLMHNLSSILRSRKEELAFLMAQEMGKVKNEGIAEIEKCAWVCDYYAAHAESFLENEPIETEASKSFVSYQSLGTILGVMPWNFPFWQVFRFAAPTIMAGNTAVLKHASNVPGCSVAIEELFREAGFPENVFRSLIIGSGMVEGVIKHKAIKGVSLTGSNAAGKSVATIAGSELKKCVLELGGSDPYLILKDADVEKAAKICASARLLNAGQSCIGAKRFIVVNEVYPKFLEHFAHEMNAAQFGDPFDEESTMGPMAREDLRDELHKQVLDSIKKGAEVIIGGEIPHRKGAYYPPTILEHVKPGMPAYDEELFGPVASVIRVADEQEAIKVANDSDFGLGAAVFTSNTKRGENIAEMQLEAGACFVNDSVKSDPRLPFGGIKTSGFGRELSVYGIKEFVNIKAVVVK; encoded by the coding sequence ATGCAACACTCAATAAATCCTGCAACCGGTAAAATTGTAAAATCCTACGAGCAACACACCAAAGAAGGAGTAGTTTCCATCATTAATTCTGTAGATAAAACCTGGCACCACTGGCGAAGTACTTCGTTTATGTTCCGCGGCCAGCTGATGCATAATTTGTCGAGCATTTTACGCAGCAGAAAAGAGGAATTGGCATTTTTAATGGCACAGGAAATGGGTAAAGTTAAAAATGAGGGAATTGCAGAAATTGAAAAATGTGCCTGGGTTTGCGATTATTACGCCGCACATGCCGAGAGTTTTTTAGAAAATGAACCCATTGAAACGGAGGCATCAAAATCGTTTGTTTCGTATCAATCCCTGGGAACAATTTTAGGTGTTATGCCCTGGAATTTTCCATTTTGGCAAGTATTCCGATTTGCAGCACCAACCATAATGGCGGGAAACACAGCGGTTTTAAAACATGCCAGTAATGTTCCGGGTTGTTCGGTGGCCATTGAAGAATTGTTTCGGGAAGCTGGTTTTCCGGAGAACGTTTTTCGAAGTTTGATAATTGGCAGCGGCATGGTTGAAGGAGTGATTAAACACAAAGCCATAAAGGGAGTAAGTTTAACCGGTAGCAATGCCGCCGGAAAAAGTGTGGCAACCATTGCCGGGAGCGAATTGAAAAAATGTGTTTTAGAATTGGGTGGAAGCGATCCGTACCTGATTTTAAAAGATGCCGATGTTGAAAAGGCAGCGAAAATTTGTGCTTCGGCCCGACTACTAAATGCAGGACAAAGCTGTATTGGTGCCAAAAGATTTATTGTGGTAAACGAAGTTTATCCGAAGTTTTTAGAACATTTTGCCCACGAAATGAATGCGGCTCAGTTTGGCGATCCTTTTGACGAAGAATCCACCATGGGACCAATGGCTCGCGAAGATTTGCGAGATGAATTACACAAGCAGGTGTTGGACTCGATTAAAAAGGGAGCCGAAGTTATTATTGGAGGCGAAATTCCGCACCGAAAAGGAGCCTATTATCCACCAACCATATTGGAGCACGTAAAACCCGGAATGCCTGCATACGACGAAGAATTATTCGGTCCGGTGGCATCCGTAATTCGGGTTGCAGACGAACAGGAAGCAATTAAAGTGGCAAACGACTCCGATTTTGGTTTGGGAGCTGCCGTTTTTACTTCGAATACAAAACGTGGCGAAAACATTGCTGAAATGCAGTTGGAGGCGGGTGCTTGTTTTGTCAACGACTCGGTAAAGTCAGATCCTCGTTTACCGTTTGGAGGAATTAAAACCAGTGGTTTTGGACGAGAACTTTCGGTATACGGGATTAAAGAGTTTGTGAATATTAAAGCTGTTGTGGTAAAATAG
- a CDS encoding OsmC family protein yields the protein MKHIVDMSWTDKIAFEAEIDGHKVIIDAPEEAGGSDLGPRPKKLMLTALAGCTGIDVVMILKKMKVEFEAFNVIVEGELTEDHPKRYNKMTIVYQFKGKDLPMEKLEKAVKLSEEKYCGVSAVYRQAMEMNTEIRIVE from the coding sequence ATGAAGCATATAGTAGATATGTCGTGGACAGACAAGATTGCTTTCGAAGCAGAAATAGACGGGCACAAGGTAATTATCGATGCGCCGGAAGAAGCAGGTGGCAGCGACCTGGGGCCTCGTCCCAAGAAATTAATGTTGACAGCACTGGCGGGATGTACAGGCATTGATGTGGTAATGATTCTGAAGAAAATGAAAGTGGAATTTGAGGCGTTTAATGTAATTGTTGAAGGGGAATTAACTGAAGATCACCCAAAACGCTACAATAAAATGACAATTGTTTACCAGTTTAAAGGCAAAGATTTGCCAATGGAAAAATTGGAAAAAGCAGTAAAACTTTCAGAAGAAAAATACTGTGGTGTTAGTGCCGTTTACCGTCAGGCAATGGAAATGAACACAGAAATCAGAATAGTAGAATAA
- a CDS encoding Crp/Fnr family transcriptional regulator, with protein MRSAIKRPSEGDSNLTGFQLFKKLTEEEFNRLNYEKTCSLYKKGTIIYREGSRLTGFFCVTRGIVKIFKTGIDGKEQIIRFAKKGEIIAYRSLLSQELACTTAKVIDEAALCHVPYQTLLFLIQNNWQFSHHMLQIVCRELREANDYITDIAQKTVRERLAEVLLLLKENFDLDNQNTLQISLTREELANMVGTATESVIRLLSEFKNDKMIELQGRKIKFLDIPTLTRVANL; from the coding sequence ATGAGAAGTGCAATTAAAAGGCCAAGTGAGGGAGATTCTAATCTAACTGGTTTTCAGTTGTTTAAAAAATTGACTGAAGAAGAATTTAACCGTTTAAATTATGAAAAAACATGCTCGCTTTACAAAAAAGGAACTATAATATATCGTGAGGGAAGCCGGCTTACCGGATTTTTTTGTGTTACCCGCGGAATAGTAAAAATTTTTAAAACCGGAATTGACGGTAAAGAACAGATCATACGATTTGCCAAAAAAGGAGAAATTATTGCATACCGTTCCTTATTAAGTCAGGAACTGGCATGTACTACTGCAAAGGTAATCGACGAAGCTGCTTTGTGCCACGTTCCATATCAAACCTTACTTTTTCTGATTCAAAACAACTGGCAGTTTTCACATCACATGTTGCAAATTGTATGTCGCGAATTGCGCGAAGCCAACGACTACATTACCGACATTGCACAGAAAACAGTGCGCGAACGTTTGGCTGAAGTACTTTTGCTGTTAAAAGAAAATTTTGACCTGGATAATCAGAATACACTTCAAATTTCGCTAACCCGTGAAGAACTTGCCAACATGGTGGGAACAGCTACCGAGTCGGTAATTCGCTTGTTGTCGGAATTCAAGAATGATAAAATGATTGAATTGCAAGGCAGGAAAATAAAATTTTTAGATATTCCTACACTTACACGGGTTGCCAATCTGTAA
- a CDS encoding peptidoglycan DD-metalloendopeptidase family protein — MRGVFLGCIFLLFQSVCVAQNISDLQKKKQDAAKEIEYTSRLLNETQQSEKSSLSKLRLLTSKISYRNAILTSIKHEIDIYDECIANNTLAIELLTNDHEKLKEEYAVLVTLAYKNKGSSDQLLFLLSAESFNQAYRRMLYFKRYTAFRQNQANTIATVQEVLDNNRLKLEQQKQAKQALIGVTQKEKQTLAKEQGQQSSELQQLKKKKSSLQKTLNDQRKIERQLEREIQRIIEEEARKSRDAGGPGFELTPEQKLIGNSFEQNKQRLPWPVERGIIVEHFGVHQHPVLTNVQVQNNGINIATETGATVRSIFNGEVSRVFGISGGNTAVIIRHGSFLSVYSNLREVVVKKGDKVLTKQKIGTVYTDFDDGNKSILKFQIWKESTKLNPELWIGR, encoded by the coding sequence ATGAGAGGAGTTTTTTTAGGCTGTATATTCCTGTTGTTTCAGTCTGTTTGTGTGGCACAGAACATTTCCGATTTACAAAAGAAAAAACAAGATGCCGCAAAAGAGATTGAATACACCTCTCGTTTGTTAAACGAAACACAACAAAGCGAAAAATCCTCCTTATCAAAATTACGTTTGCTTACTTCAAAAATAAGCTACCGAAATGCCATTTTAACAAGTATTAAGCACGAAATAGATATTTACGACGAATGTATTGCCAATAATACCCTGGCCATTGAATTGCTTACAAATGACCATGAAAAGTTAAAAGAGGAATATGCCGTTTTGGTGACACTTGCCTATAAAAACAAAGGTTCAAGCGACCAGTTGCTTTTTCTGCTGTCGGCCGAAAGTTTTAACCAGGCGTATCGGCGCATGTTGTATTTTAAACGATACACTGCATTTCGCCAGAACCAGGCAAATACCATTGCAACCGTTCAGGAGGTTTTGGACAATAACAGACTAAAACTGGAACAGCAAAAACAGGCAAAACAGGCGTTAATTGGAGTAACACAAAAAGAAAAACAAACACTTGCCAAAGAACAGGGACAACAAAGTTCCGAATTGCAACAGTTGAAGAAAAAGAAAAGCAGTCTTCAGAAAACCTTAAACGATCAGCGAAAAATAGAACGTCAGCTCGAGCGCGAAATTCAACGAATAATTGAAGAGGAGGCACGCAAAAGCAGAGATGCCGGTGGTCCTGGATTTGAACTAACACCCGAACAAAAACTTATAGGAAACAGTTTTGAGCAAAACAAGCAACGTTTGCCCTGGCCTGTTGAACGCGGGATTATTGTGGAACATTTTGGTGTCCATCAGCACCCGGTTTTAACCAATGTTCAGGTTCAAAATAACGGAATAAACATTGCCACTGAAACCGGAGCCACGGTACGTTCTATTTTTAATGGCGAAGTAAGCAGGGTGTTTGGTATTTCGGGGGGAAATACGGCTGTAATTATACGCCACGGTAGCTTTTTAAGCGTTTATTCCAATCTTCGTGAGGTGGTGGTTAAAAAGGGCGATAAAGTGCTTACCAAACAAAAAATAGGAACGGTTTACACCGATTTTGATGACGGAAATAAATCCATTCTGAAATTCCAGATTTGGAAAGAAAGTACCAAACTAAATCCTGAACTTTGGATCGGACGGTAA
- a CDS encoding DUF4292 domain-containing protein, with protein MAKKSLLKFSVFGLFIVSLWLSSCKGPSELPRVEARPISTNKLLKKVEQNAFDYEYLSIKRIKCNYSSSQSKAAFKISLKAEKDEQILVSISKLNIPVGRVLLTPDSVKYVNYIDRNYFIDDYSYLSDFLNIDLNFATIQAIISNNAFSYRDDPKNKDFKTFDSFIESNMYVLQSEKTKKISKIEEKAKPQKIERRLKRLDDEALIVQKMFFDPQNFALNQIQINDKTNNRFVNLLFSEFTKVERKDYPGAIEMSFLSEEEEINMKITMSGFSTEKIETFSIKIPEKYELIQVNE; from the coding sequence ATGGCGAAGAAAAGTCTGTTAAAGTTTTCGGTATTTGGGCTTTTTATTGTTAGTCTGTGGCTGTCGTCGTGTAAAGGACCAAGCGAATTGCCCAGGGTGGAAGCAAGGCCAATAAGCACCAATAAACTTCTAAAAAAAGTGGAGCAAAACGCCTTCGACTATGAGTACCTTTCAATAAAACGAATAAAATGTAACTACTCCAGCAGCCAGTCGAAAGCTGCTTTTAAAATTAGTCTGAAAGCCGAAAAAGATGAACAAATACTGGTTTCAATCAGTAAATTAAATATTCCGGTTGGTCGGGTTTTACTTACTCCGGATAGTGTAAAGTATGTGAATTACATCGATCGAAATTACTTTATCGACGACTACAGTTATTTAAGCGATTTTTTGAACATCGACCTCAATTTTGCAACCATTCAGGCGATTATCTCCAACAATGCCTTTTCGTACCGGGACGATCCTAAAAACAAGGATTTTAAAACTTTTGATTCATTCATCGAGTCGAACATGTATGTGCTTCAGTCTGAAAAAACAAAGAAAATCTCAAAAATAGAGGAGAAAGCCAAGCCACAGAAAATAGAACGCCGCTTAAAACGTTTGGATGATGAAGCGCTTATTGTTCAAAAGATGTTTTTTGATCCGCAAAATTTTGCACTCAACCAAATTCAAATTAACGATAAAACCAATAACCGTTTTGTAAACCTTCTGTTCAGCGAATTTACAAAGGTTGAAAGGAAGGATTATCCGGGAGCCATCGAAATGAGTTTTCTTTCGGAAGAGGAAGAAATAAATATGAAAATAACCATGAGTGGCTTTTCTACTGAAAAAATTGAGACCTTCAGTATTAAAATTCCGGAAAAATACGAGTTGATACAAGTTAACGAGTGA
- a CDS encoding tetratricopeptide repeat protein, with product MKKLISKGLGVAALAVAISSCSGPKQITEQQVAEAAVDGPTTELVEQKQKEFEYLFVEALKQKMFGNAQEAIQLLSSCLEIDPNSSAAMFELANIHAVNNDFTSASLLLEKAISLNPDNKWYKLLLAQIYQQTNKFSEAANIYSELLKEEPENLEYIYMKAALLASSQRYDEAIDAYEQMEQETGINEQISVAKQQIYVQSGNVDKAFEEINKLIENNPSEAKYYGLLADLYQSQGDKENALKNYLKILELDPESGFVHFSLANYYLENNELDKSFNETKLGFASATVDLQTKLQLYWMLTSNPQQSKLNTVQQEELIEILLENHPDEAMVHTVYAENLIKENKLKEARTELLKALDIESNDYPVWERTMLIDNDLQDWEALYEHTKKVIELFPNQTQGYFFNAIACVQLEKYEETIKVSDEGLDFVLENPQLQANFLMLKGEAIYKLNKKTEAFKIFDKAVEIDPENYLTLNNYAYYLSVEGTNLDKAERMSGKVVERFPDNSTYLDTHAWVLFKKGEYTLAKFYMESAINNGGEDNPTLLEHFGDILFKAGKQKEALEYWKNAKNNGGDSDVLDRKIKEEKYIEE from the coding sequence ATGAAGAAATTAATTAGTAAAGGACTTGGAGTTGCAGCGCTTGCAGTAGCAATTTCATCGTGTTCGGGTCCAAAACAAATTACCGAACAACAAGTAGCAGAGGCCGCAGTTGACGGGCCTACAACTGAACTTGTTGAGCAGAAACAAAAGGAGTTTGAATACCTTTTTGTGGAGGCTTTAAAACAAAAAATGTTTGGTAATGCACAAGAGGCAATTCAGTTGCTTTCGAGTTGTTTGGAAATCGATCCGAACTCGTCGGCAGCAATGTTCGAATTGGCCAATATTCATGCGGTAAACAACGATTTTACAAGTGCATCACTTTTACTCGAAAAGGCGATCAGTTTAAATCCGGACAACAAGTGGTATAAACTGTTGCTGGCACAAATTTATCAGCAAACAAATAAATTTTCGGAAGCAGCTAATATTTATTCCGAGCTGTTAAAAGAGGAGCCTGAAAACCTGGAGTACATTTATATGAAAGCTGCACTTTTAGCCAGCTCTCAACGTTATGATGAAGCAATTGATGCTTACGAGCAAATGGAACAAGAGACCGGAATAAACGAACAGATTTCGGTAGCAAAACAGCAAATTTATGTGCAGTCGGGTAATGTTGACAAAGCTTTTGAAGAGATAAATAAATTGATTGAAAACAATCCTTCAGAAGCTAAATATTATGGTTTACTGGCTGATTTGTACCAAAGCCAGGGCGATAAAGAAAATGCATTAAAAAACTACCTGAAAATACTTGAACTTGATCCTGAAAGTGGTTTTGTACACTTTTCGCTGGCTAATTATTACCTCGAAAACAACGAATTGGATAAATCGTTTAACGAAACAAAACTTGGTTTTGCCAGTGCCACGGTCGATCTTCAAACAAAACTTCAGCTGTATTGGATGCTAACATCCAATCCGCAACAATCAAAATTGAATACCGTACAACAAGAAGAATTGATCGAAATTCTTTTGGAAAATCATCCTGACGAAGCGATGGTACATACTGTTTACGCCGAAAATTTAATTAAAGAAAACAAACTAAAAGAGGCGCGAACCGAATTATTAAAAGCACTCGATATTGAAAGTAACGATTATCCGGTTTGGGAACGTACCATGTTAATTGATAACGATTTGCAAGATTGGGAAGCGTTGTACGAACATACTAAAAAAGTGATCGAATTGTTTCCAAATCAAACACAGGGTTACTTTTTTAATGCCATTGCCTGTGTTCAGCTTGAAAAATACGAAGAAACAATAAAAGTGAGTGACGAAGGTTTGGATTTTGTGCTTGAAAATCCTCAGCTGCAAGCCAACTTTTTAATGTTAAAAGGAGAAGCGATTTACAAACTCAACAAAAAGACAGAAGCCTTTAAAATATTTGATAAAGCGGTTGAAATTGATCCTGAAAATTACCTGACGTTGAATAACTACGCTTATTATTTGTCGGTTGAGGGCACAAATCTCGACAAAGCAGAACGAATGAGTGGTAAAGTTGTGGAGCGTTTTCCTGATAATTCGACGTATTTAGATACGCACGCATGGGTATTATTCAAAAAGGGAGAATATACGCTGGCTAAGTTTTATATGGAGTCGGCTATCAACAACGGGGGAGAAGATAATCCGACTTTACTGGAGCATTTTGGCGATATTTTATTTAAAGCCGGAAAACAAAAAGAGGCTTTGGAATATTGGAAGAATGCAAAAAATAACGGTGGCGATTCTGATGTACTCGATCGTAAGATTAAGGAAGAAAAATATATTGAAGAGTAA
- the dut gene encoding dUTP diphosphatase, with protein MQVKIVNKSKNELPAYSTLFSAGMDLRANLENPITLKPLERILVPTGLFIELPQGYEAQVRPRSGLALNKGITVLNTPGTIDADYRGEIGVILINLSQDEFVIENGERICQMVVAAHETVEWNLVEELEETERGAGGFGHTGKK; from the coding sequence ATGCAGGTTAAAATTGTAAATAAATCGAAAAACGAATTACCGGCTTACAGTACACTATTTTCGGCCGGAATGGACTTAAGAGCCAATCTTGAAAATCCAATAACATTAAAACCTCTGGAAAGAATTTTGGTTCCAACCGGTTTATTTATCGAATTGCCGCAAGGTTACGAGGCACAAGTTCGTCCGCGTAGTGGATTGGCTTTAAATAAGGGAATTACAGTGTTAAATACTCCCGGAACAATTGATGCAGATTATCGTGGCGAAATAGGTGTAATTCTGATCAACTTGTCGCAAGATGAATTTGTTATAGAGAACGGAGAGCGCATTTGCCAAATGGTTGTTGCAGCTCACGAAACAGTGGAATGGAATTTGGTAGAGGAATTGGAAGAAACAGAAAGAGGAGCGGGTGGTTTTGGCCACACCGGTAAAAAATAA